A window of Candidatus Bathyarchaeota archaeon contains these coding sequences:
- a CDS encoding signal recognition particle protein Srp54, whose protein sequence is MALEHLGSSIHGALRKVFRAAVVDEATVKELVRDIQRALLQADVNVQLVLSISKRIEDRALKEELPPGISRKEHVVKVVYEEITRFLGEKPVPLKIEPGKRRIIMLVGIQGSGKTTASAKLARYMQKRGLKPALVCVDTFRPGAFDQLKQLASRINIPVYGDPKSKNTINIARKGLKEFQNRDFVIIDTSGRHKEEKSLIKEMKQLEKAIKPDEVMLVIDGTMGQQAAIQAKAFHEATPIGSILISKLDGSARGGGALSAVATIGSPIKFISTGEKIGDIEAFVPSRFVGRLLGMGDLESLIEKVREAEIKIPEKKAKQILSGKFSLTDMYQQFEAMKGMGTFKRLLKMLPGMSYNIPDDMIDMAQDRLERWRVIIQSMTPKERGTPKILSSSRIRRVARGSGTSEKEVKELLQQYNMMRRMMKQLRRKKLPFLTGKKLPKGFR, encoded by the coding sequence ATGGCGTTAGAACATCTTGGCTCATCTATTCATGGTGCTTTAAGAAAGGTTTTTAGAGCCGCTGTCGTGGACGAAGCAACAGTGAAGGAACTTGTCCGCGACATTCAAAGAGCGCTTTTACAGGCTGATGTAAACGTACAGTTAGTTCTCAGCATATCAAAACGAATTGAAGATAGAGCTTTGAAAGAAGAGCTTCCCCCAGGTATCTCCCGAAAAGAACACGTAGTGAAAGTTGTTTATGAAGAAATAACCCGTTTTCTCGGAGAGAAGCCTGTCCCATTAAAGATTGAGCCGGGCAAACGCCGTATTATTATGCTTGTCGGTATTCAGGGCTCAGGAAAGACTACCGCCTCTGCTAAGCTCGCTCGATATATGCAAAAAAGAGGTTTGAAACCCGCCTTAGTATGTGTGGACACGTTCAGACCTGGTGCCTTCGACCAATTAAAGCAACTAGCCAGCCGAATAAACATTCCCGTGTACGGCGACCCAAAATCAAAAAACACAATCAACATTGCTCGGAAAGGATTGAAAGAATTTCAAAACCGGGACTTTGTTATTATTGACACGTCAGGACGCCACAAAGAAGAGAAAAGCCTTATCAAAGAGATGAAACAGCTAGAGAAAGCCATTAAACCAGACGAGGTAATGCTTGTTATAGATGGCACTATGGGGCAGCAAGCTGCGATTCAAGCCAAGGCGTTCCACGAAGCCACTCCAATAGGCTCAATTTTGATATCTAAATTGGACGGCTCTGCTCGTGGAGGCGGCGCACTGTCGGCAGTTGCGACCATAGGTTCTCCAATCAAATTCATCAGCACCGGTGAGAAAATCGGAGATATCGAAGCCTTTGTGCCCTCCCGCTTCGTTGGGCGTCTCTTGGGGATGGGAGACCTAGAAAGTCTCATAGAAAAAGTCCGAGAAGCTGAAATCAAAATTCCAGAGAAAAAAGCTAAACAGATACTCAGCGGCAAATTCTCCCTCACCGATATGTACCAGCAATTCGAAGCCATGAAAGGAATGGGCACCTTTAAACGTCTCTTAAAAATGTTACCTGGCATGTCCTATAACATTCCAGACGACATGATTGACATGGCTCAAGATCGACTGGAAAGATGGCGTGTCATCATTCAGTCAATGACTCCGAAAGAGCGGGGAACCCCGAAAATCTTGTCTTCTTCTCGTATACGTCGGGTCGCGAGAGGATCGGGGACTTCGGAGAAAGAGGTTAAGGAGCTTTTGCAGCAGTACAATATGATGCGGCGAATGATGAAGCAACTGCGACGTAAAAAGCTTCCTTTCTTGACTGGAAAGAAACTTCCAAAGGGCTTCAGGTAG
- a CDS encoding RNA polymerase Rpb4 has translation MPRKALKEKMLTVPEVKQLLESIGEENLDQFQRRALDYTAKFSKIDAKFAKRLVKGLVEKFELDEEEAVQMVNCMPESIEEIRVFLAGGRKIVETQKLENILTFLNQYRKKE, from the coding sequence ATGCCTAGAAAAGCGTTGAAAGAAAAGATGTTAACTGTGCCAGAAGTTAAGCAACTATTGGAATCCATCGGCGAAGAGAATCTGGACCAGTTTCAACGCCGAGCCCTGGACTACACAGCTAAGTTTAGCAAAATAGACGCAAAATTCGCTAAAAGGCTTGTGAAAGGCTTGGTGGAAAAGTTTGAGCTTGACGAAGAGGAAGCAGTGCAGATGGTTAATTGCATGCCAGAAAGTATCGAGGAGATTCGTGTTTTTTTGGCGGGTGGCCGAAAAATTGTGGAAACTCAAAAATTGGAAAACATTTTAACATTCCTGAATCAGTATAGAAAAAAGGAATAA
- a CDS encoding class I SAM-dependent methyltransferase, with protein sequence MNFRSRKVFFEEYIFVVPDDVYLPSEDTFLLARNLSVVEDGRVLDMGTGCGILAVLVAEKASKVIAVDVNPHAVACARKNVELNEVVAKIEIRQGDLFDAIEGDERFDLILFNAPYLPVEPDEGKSWIEKAWAGGKTGRTVIDRFIRKSSRHLMENGRILLVQSSLSNMEETLKRFLQHKLRSKIVDEEKLAFEKIVLIEAKRGL encoded by the coding sequence ATGAACTTTCGGTCTAGAAAGGTCTTTTTTGAGGAATACATTTTTGTCGTTCCTGACGATGTATACCTGCCTTCAGAAGACACTTTTCTTCTAGCTCGGAATCTGTCGGTGGTCGAAGATGGGCGTGTCTTAGACATGGGTACCGGCTGTGGCATTCTAGCTGTGTTAGTTGCTGAGAAGGCGAGCAAGGTGATTGCAGTGGACGTCAACCCTCACGCTGTGGCCTGTGCACGAAAAAACGTTGAGCTGAACGAGGTTGTGGCGAAAATTGAAATACGTCAGGGAGACCTTTTCGACGCGATTGAAGGTGACGAAAGATTCGACTTAATTCTCTTCAACGCGCCATATCTACCAGTTGAGCCAGATGAAGGAAAAAGTTGGATTGAAAAGGCTTGGGCAGGCGGAAAGACAGGACGAACGGTTATTGACCGATTTATCCGAAAATCTTCGAGACACCTAATGGAAAATGGTCGTATTCTGTTGGTCCAGTCAAGTCTTTCAAACATGGAAGAGACGTTAAAAAGGTTCTTGCAACACAAACTACGATCAAAAATAGTTGATGAGGAAAAATTGGCTTTTGAGAAAATTGTATTAATCGAAGCTAAACGGGGACTCTAA
- a CDS encoding tRNA pseudouridine(54/55) synthase Pus10 translates to MGILEKAMQMLTEHPLCNHCLGRQFALLGYGAENMSRGKAIKLLLTMRGHQLTLSEGKTGIALLKTVASNGSFEMARDILKRFNKRAPAKRACCLCDGRFECINALVKKAVNELENYEFATFLVGVELSLEVAEREDEFKANFNVTHGESMKSQFSRDIGKEICEITHRDVDYGKPDIVVLVNPFTNCIRLQINSLFIAGRYKKLVRGIPQSRWLCGKCNGRGCESCNWTGKKYQESVEELIGIPMLELAEGQEIAFHGAGREDIDARMLGSGRPFVLEVKEPKKRFIDLQRLGHAINERARGKVEVHNLRFADKDVVRRVKKAEAAEKVYCVIMEFSRNVSGEELEDVERMLSNVTVRQQTPQRVLHRRADLIREKYIYKAKVKRLAHNRAEMQIRCQGGLYIKELVTGDEGRTKPSVASILDIKATPLQLDVLSVVAGEEK, encoded by the coding sequence ATGGGGATCCTGGAAAAAGCCATGCAAATGCTAACAGAGCATCCTCTTTGTAACCATTGCTTAGGCCGACAATTTGCCCTCCTTGGATACGGCGCAGAGAATATGAGCCGCGGCAAAGCAATTAAGCTGCTACTTACTATGAGGGGGCATCAGCTTACACTTTCTGAAGGCAAAACTGGTATTGCTCTGTTGAAGACAGTTGCCTCTAATGGTTCTTTTGAAATGGCTCGTGACATTTTAAAACGCTTCAACAAACGCGCACCAGCAAAGAGGGCATGTTGCCTCTGTGATGGCAGGTTCGAATGCATCAATGCCTTAGTGAAAAAAGCTGTGAATGAATTAGAGAATTATGAGTTTGCCACTTTTTTGGTTGGTGTAGAATTATCGCTTGAAGTGGCGGAGCGAGAAGACGAGTTTAAAGCCAACTTCAATGTGACTCATGGCGAAAGCATGAAAAGCCAATTCAGCCGCGATATCGGAAAAGAAATCTGTGAAATAACCCACAGAGACGTTGACTATGGAAAACCTGACATAGTTGTGCTTGTGAATCCCTTTACAAACTGTATTAGGCTGCAGATAAATTCTCTTTTTATTGCTGGTAGATACAAAAAACTTGTCCGTGGCATTCCCCAATCGCGGTGGTTGTGCGGAAAATGTAATGGAAGAGGCTGCGAGAGTTGCAACTGGACCGGCAAAAAATATCAAGAATCCGTTGAAGAGTTAATCGGCATTCCAATGTTAGAACTGGCAGAGGGCCAAGAAATTGCTTTTCACGGTGCTGGCAGAGAAGATATCGATGCTCGTATGCTTGGTTCTGGGCGCCCTTTCGTCCTAGAGGTTAAGGAACCCAAGAAACGTTTTATAGACTTACAGAGACTTGGGCATGCAATAAACGAGCGCGCAAGAGGAAAAGTTGAGGTGCACAACCTTCGTTTTGCTGATAAAGATGTGGTAAGGCGGGTTAAGAAGGCAGAAGCAGCCGAGAAAGTTTATTGTGTGATAATGGAGTTTAGCCGTAATGTTTCTGGCGAGGAGTTGGAAGATGTGGAGAGAATGCTTTCTAATGTTACTGTTCGCCAGCAGACGCCTCAACGCGTTTTACACCGTCGTGCCGATTTGATACGGGAAAAGTACATATATAAGGCAAAGGTAAAAAGGTTGGCACATAACCGCGCGGAAATGCAAATCCGTTGTCAAGGAGGCCTCTATATAAAGGAATTAGTTACTGGGGATGAGGGTCGTACAAAGCCCAGCGTTGCAAGCATCTTAGACATCAAAGCTACACCTCTTCAATTAGACGTATTAAGCGTGGTTGCAGGAGAAGAAAAATGA
- the rsmA gene encoding 16S rRNA (adenine(1518)-N(6)/adenine(1519)-N(6))-dimethyltransferase RsmA — MDLYQKAKYLMRTYKIFPKKRLGQNFMVDSHVLQLMSSYAAVGQADVVLEVGAGFGFLTCFLSQKARKVIAVEADACLIAVLQNELSEFKNVEVVKGDILKVTLPSFDKIVSNPPFSISSPLLFWLLNKTFDCAVLTFQKEFANRLKAPIASKDYSRLTVYMSYHAEVELLDLIPKTAFYPPPDVDAVIVRLKPKRCPPFKVEDEKVFDEVVRTLFTQRNRKVRKAVLPLLHKYGLKSPAAVRKADILPFRDKRVRELAPEDFGALANELSV; from the coding sequence ATGGACCTCTACCAAAAAGCAAAGTATCTTATGCGTACTTACAAAATTTTTCCAAAGAAGCGCTTAGGTCAAAATTTCATGGTTGACAGTCATGTTTTGCAACTTATGAGTTCGTATGCGGCTGTGGGACAGGCAGATGTAGTTCTGGAGGTTGGCGCGGGGTTTGGCTTTCTTACATGTTTTCTCTCTCAGAAGGCAAGGAAGGTTATAGCTGTTGAAGCCGATGCCTGTTTGATAGCGGTTTTGCAGAATGAGCTTAGTGAGTTCAAAAATGTAGAGGTAGTAAAAGGCGACATTCTTAAGGTCACCTTACCCTCTTTCGATAAGATAGTTTCCAATCCGCCCTTCTCGATCTCCTCACCACTGCTTTTCTGGCTTCTTAACAAAACTTTTGACTGTGCCGTTTTGACCTTCCAAAAAGAATTTGCAAATCGTCTCAAGGCACCAATAGCCAGCAAGGACTACAGTCGCCTGACAGTCTACATGTCTTACCACGCTGAAGTAGAACTGTTGGACCTTATACCCAAAACAGCGTTTTATCCTCCACCCGACGTAGACGCTGTCATAGTGCGGTTGAAACCCAAGAGATGCCCCCCCTTCAAAGTAGAAGACGAGAAAGTCTTCGATGAAGTCGTACGAACTCTATTTACGCAACGCAATAGAAAAGTCCGAAAGGCCGTTCTGCCGCTTCTTCATAAGTATGGATTGAAGAGCCCAGCGGCTGTAAGGAAAGCTGACATTTTGCCTTTTCGTGACAAACGTGTTCGAGAGTTGGCGCCTGAAGATTTTGGAGCGTTAGCGAATGAACTTTCGGTCTAG
- a CDS encoding DUF655 domain-containing protein, with translation MEKRYEEHAYVLDFLPHGRAGMRPGYRAGAVIQVIGEDFFTLLEAIVKEGLALKPQDRVYVGKDKRKEITYIIGRVSFDDLTANARMELPNVIEKIVSTRESWVVNFFNTTQALTPRMHSMELVPGIGKKYMWQIINERERKPFESFEDLQKRTNIPDPAKLVTKRIVEELAGGSKYRLFTRAP, from the coding sequence ATGGAGAAGAGATACGAAGAACACGCCTACGTACTGGATTTTCTACCCCACGGTCGCGCTGGCATGAGACCTGGATACCGAGCAGGGGCAGTTATCCAAGTGATAGGCGAAGATTTCTTCACCCTCTTAGAAGCTATAGTGAAAGAAGGTCTAGCTCTCAAGCCTCAGGACCGAGTTTATGTTGGAAAAGACAAAAGAAAGGAAATCACATACATAATTGGCCGCGTCAGCTTCGACGATTTAACCGCAAACGCCAGGATGGAACTGCCAAACGTAATTGAAAAAATCGTTTCAACGCGGGAGAGTTGGGTCGTCAACTTTTTCAATACTACTCAGGCCTTAACTCCGCGAATGCACTCAATGGAACTCGTTCCCGGCATTGGCAAGAAGTACATGTGGCAAATTATTAACGAGCGTGAGCGAAAGCCCTTTGAAAGTTTCGAAGACCTGCAAAAGCGTACTAACATACCTGATCCAGCCAAACTGGTTACTAAACGTATCGTTGAAGAATTAGCTGGAGGAAGCAAATACCGGCTGTTTACTCGGGCACCCTAG
- a CDS encoding M3 family oligoendopeptidase — protein sequence MAEVEMIWDLSQLVKNIDTASIREELESMVAEAEEMRKEYRSRIENLDAQGLLKFLEMKDAYTLKFEGVTRYCRLMYSADTTDSVAKRLNDAVLKASTKVGQALAFIEIELGKLLAKKTSLVESPVLAEYKHYLERILRMVPHLLSETEERLIIVKDRNGINSWEKLQIDWLSTRTFDIEIEGKKKTLPYGEIIGLYESPNRDLRKRANQIVYENLWKDDIIWASAIRAVCEDHMQMCKLRKYPTPITRSLIDNDVDQQTIDSLMRTIEKNVELYREYLRLKARLMGLEKIANYDLVAPLPKALETDYSWKESRQEIVDAYMGFDEEIGVWVDEMFQKRHIDGKIRKGKESGAFCASWLAGKSAYILQSFNGKMGDVYTSAHELGHAIHAYLGSRAQKPSNYEIGSCIAETGSTFGELLLTERLLSKAKSKEEKQVILAHILDEFGMAAFQVSGRLFFEQSMYDAIERGEFLDGETIAKLWVAARDKIYGDSVDWLKVMKWEWTMKPHYYMANYRFYNYPYVYAQLFVFALYRIYKEEGKFFVPKLKRILAAGSSKSPRELAAELDFDITKETFWEKGMQQAKEFISMLEETL from the coding sequence ATGGCTGAAGTTGAGATGATCTGGGATCTCTCACAACTTGTTAAGAACATTGACACAGCTTCAATTCGAGAAGAACTTGAGTCCATGGTTGCTGAAGCTGAAGAAATGAGAAAGGAATATCGTAGTAGAATCGAGAATCTTGATGCACAGGGGCTCCTGAAATTTTTGGAAATGAAGGACGCATACACCCTGAAATTCGAAGGAGTGACACGGTATTGTCGTCTAATGTATTCCGCTGACACCACTGACAGCGTGGCCAAACGGCTCAACGATGCGGTGCTCAAAGCATCCACGAAAGTTGGTCAGGCATTGGCGTTCATAGAGATTGAGTTGGGCAAGCTCCTTGCCAAGAAGACATCATTAGTGGAGAGCCCAGTACTGGCAGAGTACAAACATTATCTTGAAAGAATCCTGAGAATGGTGCCTCATTTGCTCTCAGAGACTGAGGAGCGTTTGATAATTGTCAAAGACAGGAACGGGATTAATTCTTGGGAGAAACTTCAAATTGATTGGCTTTCTACTAGAACCTTCGACATAGAAATCGAAGGGAAGAAGAAGACACTTCCATATGGCGAAATTATAGGCTTGTACGAGAGTCCGAATCGTGACCTTCGAAAGAGAGCAAACCAGATAGTTTACGAAAATCTTTGGAAGGATGATATTATTTGGGCTAGCGCTATCCGCGCGGTATGTGAAGATCACATGCAAATGTGTAAACTGAGGAAATATCCTACTCCAATAACTCGAAGCTTGATTGACAACGATGTTGACCAACAAACTATTGATAGCCTAATGAGAACCATTGAAAAGAACGTAGAATTATACAGAGAATATCTTCGGCTAAAGGCTAGGCTCATGGGTCTGGAAAAAATAGCTAACTACGATCTAGTTGCTCCTCTACCTAAAGCCTTAGAAACGGACTACAGCTGGAAGGAATCCCGACAGGAAATAGTAGACGCCTATATGGGGTTTGATGAGGAGATTGGGGTTTGGGTTGATGAGATGTTCCAGAAAAGGCACATTGACGGAAAAATACGGAAAGGTAAAGAATCGGGAGCCTTCTGTGCTTCTTGGCTCGCTGGAAAGAGTGCCTACATTCTCCAAAGTTTCAACGGAAAGATGGGCGACGTCTACACGTCGGCACACGAACTTGGTCATGCTATCCACGCATATCTCGGTTCAAGAGCCCAGAAGCCAAGTAACTACGAGATAGGTAGTTGCATTGCGGAAACTGGAAGCACATTCGGTGAACTGCTCTTAACTGAAAGGTTACTCTCTAAAGCAAAGTCAAAAGAGGAGAAACAGGTGATTCTCGCCCACATACTCGACGAGTTTGGCATGGCAGCTTTCCAAGTTTCGGGACGACTATTCTTTGAGCAAAGCATGTATGACGCCATAGAACGAGGTGAGTTCCTAGATGGAGAAACCATAGCCAAGTTATGGGTGGCGGCACGAGACAAAATCTACGGGGACTCAGTTGATTGGCTAAAAGTGATGAAATGGGAGTGGACGATGAAACCCCACTATTACATGGCGAACTATCGTTTCTACAACTATCCATACGTCTATGCTCAGCTATTCGTATTTGCCCTCTACAGAATCTACAAAGAAGAAGGAAAATTTTTTGTCCCCAAATTAAAGAGGATCTTGGCTGCAGGCTCCAGCAAGTCTCCTCGTGAACTTGCTGCTGAATTAGACTTTGACATTACCAAAGAGACATTTTGGGAGAAAGGAATGCAGCAAGCTAAAGAATTCATTAGTATGCTAGAAGAAACACTCTAG
- the nifU gene encoding Fe-S cluster assembly scaffold protein NifU produces the protein MYSEQVMEHFRNPRNVGEILDADGVGTVGNPVCGDMMTIYIKVKDNRIADIKFKTFGCGAAVATSSMITELAKGKTLEEAMKITRSHVADSLGGLPPIKMHCSNLAADALHEAIKDYQKSRRQTKSD, from the coding sequence GTGTATAGCGAACAAGTAATGGAACATTTCAGAAACCCTCGAAACGTAGGAGAAATCCTAGACGCTGACGGGGTAGGCACGGTTGGGAACCCGGTGTGCGGCGACATGATGACTATATACATCAAAGTCAAGGACAACCGCATCGCGGACATCAAATTCAAAACCTTCGGTTGCGGCGCAGCAGTCGCTACAAGCAGCATGATAACCGAGCTAGCCAAGGGCAAGACGTTGGAAGAAGCGATGAAAATCACCCGAAGCCACGTGGCAGACAGCCTAGGGGGTCTTCCACCAATAAAGATGCACTGCTCAAACCTTGCAGCAGATGCACTGCATGAAGCCATAAAAGACTATCAAAAAAGCAGGAGGCAAACGAAAAGTGACTAA
- a CDS encoding 50S ribosomal protein L21e, with the protein MKSKGYRRRTRSLLRKKAREKGKVGLSKILREYKPGDRVVVKLNPSVHKGMPHRRFHGKIGIIEDKSGQAYVVNVTQGKAVKEIIVRPEHLEPFGVTKGE; encoded by the coding sequence ATGAAGTCAAAAGGCTACCGTCGCAGAACCCGTTCGTTGCTGAGAAAAAAAGCAAGAGAAAAAGGAAAGGTAGGTCTAAGCAAGATACTTAGGGAATACAAGCCTGGTGACCGGGTGGTTGTGAAGCTAAACCCAAGCGTTCACAAAGGTATGCCTCACCGCCGTTTTCATGGGAAAATCGGGATCATCGAGGATAAGAGCGGGCAAGCCTACGTGGTGAATGTTACCCAAGGCAAAGCAGTCAAAGAAATAATAGTTAGACCGGAACATCTTGAACCCTTCGGAGTAACTAAGGGAGAATAG